A region of Etheostoma cragini isolate CJK2018 chromosome 24, CSU_Ecrag_1.0, whole genome shotgun sequence DNA encodes the following proteins:
- the LOC117939698 gene encoding neurofilament heavy polypeptide-like — protein MVTKENIEICADKKRREVTRMEKMLANKKKKEAQERRQLEKRIVSERLKIQGLMSQLSDLKSELAQQKEASKALEMQIQNKEAPEIKEEEADTSEELQATKRRRKRTPQAGISTEKMQASKKQSKSTRSKPTDSKTDSQTSVKDDHADKITSETQQVKTKQLTKSVKEARGPQKKEARGPQGKEGKEARGPQGKEARGPEKKEARGPQGKEARGPQGKETRGPQGKEARGPQGKEARGPEKKEARGPEKKEARGPEKNIEKQESNSQESEGAVGGIRKPPGPPWTAAPRLKSGDSPSTSQLAAPSQGRKQAAVAAGEAHITVLRRSKRIASRT, from the exons ATGGTGAcgaaagaaaacattgaaatatGCGCCGATAAGAAGAGGCGTGAGGTTACTCGGATGGAGAAGATGCTGGCAAACAA aaagaagaaagaggctCAAGAAAGAAGGCAGCTTGAAAAACGGATTGTCAGTGAACGG CTGAAGATACAGGGCTTAATGAGCCAGTTATCTGACCTGAAATCTGAACTCGCACAGCAAAAG GAAGCCTCTAAAGCTCTGGAAATGCAGATCCAAAACAAAGAAGCACCAGaaatcaaagaagaagaagcagacaCCTCGGAGGAACTACAAGCCACTAAACGTCGAAGAAAGAGAACACCCCAGGCTGGTATATCTACTGAAAAGATGCAAGCCTCAAAAAAGCAGAGTAAATCCACAAGGAGCAAGCCCACAGACAGTaaaacagacagtcagacaAGTGTGAAAGATGATCATGCTGATAAGATAACAAGTGAAACTCAACAAGTGAAGACAAAACAGCTGACAAAGTCGGTTAAAGAAGCCAGAGGGCCACAGAAGAAAGAAGCTAGAGGGCCACAGGGGAAAGAA GGGAAAGAAGCTCGAGGGCCACAGGGGAAAGAAGCTCGAGGGCCAGAGAAGAAAGAAGCTAGAGGGCCACAGGGGAAAGAAGCCAGAGGGCCACAGGGGAAAGAAACTAGAGGGCCACAGGGGAAAGAAGCCAGAGGGCCACAGGGGAAAGAAGCCAGAGGTCCAGAGAAGAAAGAAGCCAGAGGGCCAGAGAAGAAAGAAGCCAGAGGGCCAGAGAAGAACATTGAGAAACAAGAGTCAAATTCACAGGAGTCTGAGGGAGCTGTTGGAGGTATAAGAAAGCCTCCTGGACCACCATGGACCGCCGCTCCACGACTGAAAAGTGGGGACTCTCCGTCCACGTCCCAGCTGGCGGCTCCCTCGCAGGGCAGAAAGCAGGCCGCCGTAGCTGCAGGGGAGGCCCACATCACCGTTCTGAGAAGATCCAAGAGGATAGCCAGCAGAACGTGA